Genomic DNA from Setaria italica strain Yugu1 chromosome V, Setaria_italica_v2.0, whole genome shotgun sequence:
TGAAGATGACACTAATTATGCTATTGATCTGTCTGAAGAAAGGGATGGTTTTGGGCATCCTGATGAAGATGATTGGGATAATGCAAAGAAGATGGCACAATTTCTACAACATTTCCATGACCTTACTGTTCGTATCTCTTCTTCTCTCCAAGTCACTTGCAACACTTTCTTTCATGAGATTGGAGAAGTCCATCTGTTGATTCAGGAATGGCTGAACACTGAAGATAATTTACAAGTATCAATGGGGATGAGAATGAAAGAGAAATTTGATAAATACTGGGAACTTTGGCACACCAACATCAAGGACAATGACATGCAGCAACAAGAGTAAGATAGGGATAAAGGGTGGAGCAAGGGcagggggaaggagaaggacagGGAGAACATCAATTTATTAGTATTTGTGGCAGCATTCCTTGATCCAAGGTACAAGTTATCTTTGTACACAAAGATTATCGTTGAAGAGATATTTGGTGAAGAAAGATGTCAATTGGTTTGGGCAGCAATAAATACTTGTGTGAGAGAGCTGTTCGAAGAATACAGGAACATGTATGCTCCTCCAAGTGAAGAAACAACTCAAGTAATTGATGCTAATCAATCTAAGGGAGGTGCAGGAGGAATGCTTAAAGAAAAAATTGCCAAGAGGATGAAACTGAGCAATTGTTCTACCAGCACTAATAAATCTGAACTTGAGCTTGCTGAAGAAACTGAAgacacaaaaaagaaaatggacaTTCTTAGTTGGTGGAAAGTCAATTCAAATAGGTTTCCAGTTTTGAGTCACATGGCACGTGATGTGCTTGCTATACCCATCACAACAGTAGCGTCAAAGTCCGCTTTTAGCACAGGTGGACGTATCTTGGATGACTTCCGTACCTCTCTTACTCCATTCATGCTAGAGGCTTTAGTATGTACGCAGGATTGGCTTCGAAGGCCTACTGTTGACATGAGGGAGAGTACGGAGGAATTGGCCATTATAGAAAAAGGTACCATATAATCATAATTCCTGCTAGAGGCTTTAGTATGCATTTGTGTATTTACTGTATGTAATATGAAATTTCTAACTGTGTGTTGTACTGCTGTGCAATTGTGCATTTACAAAGTGGATAGAAGAATTTGGCGGTAAAGGGAAAAAGCTTGAGCAGCCTTTTGTCGGCACATGCACATCCAAGTCACAAACACCAAGCAGTAACAATCAGGCCTCGACTACCTGATGTATTGTGTTTCACTATtttgtttgaagtttgaacttCTGTTCTTGTGTGATGCATTGGCCGTTGGCAAGCAGCAGGCTTGAAGCCTTGAAATCTTCAACTGTGTGACCTTGtctttgtgagttgtgactgaCTGACTGTGTTGTGTACTTGTGTCATACTGTCATGTGTGACTGTATGTTTGTATCGTCATCGTGGATTCGTGGTTTGCCTTGAACTGTGTCTTACTGTCTTTGTTCTTGTGTGGTGTGTTGGCAGGTAGCGCCGTAGCGGGTTAAAACTTGAACTTATCATTTATTCTGTGATTCTGTccggttcaaattttgtgatgtTTGCTGACTTGCTGTGTGTGATTTTATACTTTCGGGAATATTGGGTATACCCGAACCCGAACCCGAAATTGCGGGTACCCGAAAACGCGGGTACTATTTTTTTTGAGCTGTTATCGGGTAATACTGTTCATTACCCGAATTTACCAAAACCCGAACTACCCGACCCGAATTATTCGGGTAACCCGAACGCCCAGGGCTGGAGGGAGGTCCAATGCAGGAGTATGGTGTTTGGatggtgtttggttgcctgTTCGTATGAGTTAGGCTCTTCCGAGAATCTGTTTGGTTGCTCGTATAAGGACGGGTTGCATGagatgaaaatatataaataatcatTGTAATGACATTAATTACGGGAAAACTATTATCTTATAGCTCTTAGTTTATCTTATTACTTCTTAATATTAATCGAAATATGTTAATATCATTTAATATGTGCTTAATAATGCATTAATACCGTCATTAGATGGCTAATTACCCGCACCACACGAGTCTAGCCCGGCAGAAACGGCCAATTTCTGCGTACCTCCAGAACCTGGCTGCGGGGAATCTTGAACGCGCGGAACCTGACCGAGCAGATGCGCAAACCAAATAAACGGAAAATCTTGCACCGGTAGAGCTGGCTGGGCTGATGCAGGCAACCAAACGTTGTAAACCATACCAAGAGGATGTGTTTGCCCTAAAAAAAACCTATGAGGATGTGTTTGTTTAGTCTGCGTCGATGCGACAGGTTAATGCAAATATTAACCCGCCCCATCGTTCGTTCGCGGTGATGCTAGCGAAAGGGAAATCGAGATTATTTTGTTGGCGACGACGGTGATGCCGTGATGGCGATGTGGCCGCAGTACGTCGTCGACACGGCGCGAAGAGTCAGTTTCAGGAACCACGTGGTGTGCTAGCATGCAGCTTGGGTAAAAACATGTGGAATGACCTCCCGCTCTCTCCGGTTTCTCGCTGCGTCTAATAACACCTTTTCGCAAGTAGCGGGGACGATGGAGTCAACTAACGATCGCTGATGTAGTGATGTACGTAACAGCGTTTCTGATGCAAAGGTTCCGGAATGGTATAGGCACCGCATGGACGCGCGGCGCGCTGGGTGTTTTATTCTTCGCCGAAGGTAGCTTGTGTGTACGTAGCAGCGGTGGTACCAGCTTCGTTTCTTCCGTCGTGCGAGAACAGAAACAAGGCGTGGTCCGAAGAAGACTAGAATGTCGTTCAACTGCATCACCGACCCAAGAGGAGTCTTTTACCTTGTTCAAAGTTCTACCTTCTACGCTGCCACCTTGCGTGCGTCCCATCATCATGAGGGTTACTGCACAGTCTGCACCTCATGGGTtagctatgttttttttttgaggaaataCTGGGTTAGCTATGTGTAGTAATAAGgtaatagttttttttaaaaaaatattaaggTAATAGTTCGGGGAGCACGATCATTCACCACCACATGCATCGGTTGGATGGTTGAGATGTCGTGACTAGACATGATTTCAGGTTGTTGTCCATCAGCATCGAAAGTATTGCAGGCATTTATGTCGTGTAAATCGATGGGTGCTGTCGCTTTTTTTGGTTGTCATGACAGAGTGTTCTCTCATTTCGCAGGATGCGCGTGTACAAGCAAAGGACTGAAGGAGCACTTCACTTGAGTTTGTCAGTTTACTGGGCTTTGCCGTACGTTCAGTTCAGCCCACCCAAGTAGGCCCAGTTAGTCCAACGGAATCGTGAATGACGAGCTTTTGTTGGTTGTTGCGTAAGGGCCTGACTACAACacgttaaagtttaacacccatcacatcaGATAtctgaatgctaattaggagtattaaatatagactaattataaaactaattgcatagatggagtgtaattcacgagacgaatctattaagcttaattagtctttgacaatgtggtgctacagtaaccatttgctaatgatggattaattaggcttgatagattcatcttgcgaattagcatagggttctgcaattaattttataattagctcaggtttagttctcctaattatcatccgaatatccaatgtaatattgttaaagtttagcacctcgtattcaAACACAACGTAAACGCTACAATACTAACGAGTGATGAGCTCCCCTGTCTCATCACCCGCTTGGCTACTGTCTcttggcccttgtttacttcacccccaactcccacctttgacactatgcaaaaagaagattccccgtcacatcaaacttgcagtacatgcatggagtactaaatgaagacgaaattaaaaactaattgcacagttttgttgtactttgcgagacgaatcttttgagcctaattagtcaatgtttggacaataattcacaaatacaaacgaaacgctacagtgttgctatagGAATTTGGGttgtccaaagttgggcaactaaggCCTTGATGTCGATGACGCCAATCTTACTTCGCCAGCCACGCCACACTTTCACCCTGTTGGCGTGCGCCCCTATCTCCACACTGGCCCACAGATTGTCTCGCCGCGCTACGCTATCTTCGTCGGGCCGGCCTGGCCTGCCGCCACACTGACCCCTATCAGCCTCCCCTCCTAATTAACCATGGGCACGTTGACATGAAGAAGATGAACTGCAGCACAACGCGAGATCACCTATAGTAATATCACGTTCCTTTTGCGACGCCGTGACTCCCAGTCCCGCATGCGATCGATCTGAAGACCCTGGTACGGTCCAGCAGGCCTACTAACGGGGGCTGTACCCGCCCCTACCCACAACTAATGACCCACCCCACCTCATATATTTAACTACCACCGAGCACGGGTGCAATGGGTTGCAGCTGCCTGGTGCCCTTTTACTTGCAGCACCTACACTAGCACTGTTAAGAAACTTTGCGATTTTCATATCTCAGCTTGTTACATCTCAGGACTCGGAATATGCAGAAGATACATACAACTAGTGCAAGTGCACATTGCGAACATGTGAATATAAGAGAACACATGTACAAAGATGATCCCATCAGTTTAACATGCATGGAAGACGCATGACAGTACGACATGACATGGCACACGCATAAGTAAATATCCAAATTAAACTCAATGTCTAGTGTACAtaaacaaaaatatttataatcCAAGTTCCCCAATTTTGCTGTTGGAACATTTGCAGAGACAGAGGCAAAGTTTCTTCAATCAGCgatgtaaaaaaataaaaggaaaagattcaGTACAGAACACAATGTGTTGTATGATAGTTTCATATTGGATTGTTCGTGAAACAGAAAACAATAGCAGACTGCTAACTAAGCAACTCCACACAGGACATTGTTTGTGCCATTTGAGCTTCTTTGAACTCCCCCTTCTGGAATGCACACAATGATGGATAGAAACATAATTATGTCAGGTGGCTGCAGATGCAAAGGCAAACACAGAAAAATCTAGCATATTATTTAGAAAAACTCACAACAATGACATGCAGACAGATGTATACAAGATGCAGAAAATATTGTCAACTCTTTTGGATTACTGGAGATGTATAACATGTGTACCAGGTCAGTGCACTACTGCAGTAAATATTCAGAGGTGAATGAAATGTTGCAAAAAAATTCAGAGATGGAACTGAAACACCATGTCAGTGAACTGAAACTACTAGCCAGGATCACTGCACTTGTATTTCCGGACAGCATCCTAGTAGCGGTTCATGTAAGACAAGACAAATATTTCTTTAGACAGCCAAATCCTCCTTATCCGAACACAAAAACAAATGCCAAGCGACAGTCTTGTAGATTGGTAGTCCTGTACACATTTTTTccgaaaacaaaaacaaatgccATCGACATCCAAAAATAATAGACATGATCAGCCAAATCCTCCTTTTCCGAACACAAAAACAAATGCCAAGCGACAATCTTGTAGATTGGTAGTCCTGCGCACATCTTTTCCGAAAACAAAGACAAATGCCATCGACATCCAAAAATAATAGACATGACCATTAACTGAGAAACTTCACAAGCATATAGGCCTGCTAATGGGGGCTTAACAGGCACTTTTTTAAGCTGCAGAAGCTGATCCTAGCTACATGATTAGTTCATCAGACTATACAGATTAGTTCAGAAATTAACCAGCGATGATCCTAGCTACATGATTAGTTTATCAGACTTTCAGTCAACATAACACCCGATGATAGAATATCATATTAGTTGAGTACCTTTAGGATCCATTTGAGCTTCTCAAAGTTCCTAACTTCCTCCTGGACTACACAGATAAGGATAATTATGTCAGGTTGTGCTATTCTATTTCTATACTAATCCTATTTATACAAGCCAATAATTTAGAGAGAACACGCCGATTTACTGCTGTAAACTACTGACTATTTGACAATGTATATCCATAATCTTTCATTGAGACTAACACTAACAGTAACAACAACCTAAACCTTTTGAGAAGTGTAAATCAGATGAGCAGATACACACATATTTTGCAAGATTGTCGGATGCACAGTATCCAATTTTCTTCATTAACTTGCATTTGACCATTCGTAGTGATTGGAAACAGAGCATATACACATATATTTTGCATTCCGTTGGAGAGAGACAGATAATTGTAGAGAAAAGGGAAGGAGGTGCACCTTGACTTCTCGAAGGGACCTGGTGCCGGTGTGGTTCCTGGGATGGGATCTGTTGGTGCAACCTTGATTGTTGCCGGTGTGGTTCCGAGAGAAAAAGGAACATGCTGGGTTGGAGGCCGACGAATCCGGCGTCAGCGCGGTACTCGGCGACTTGGCCGGCGGCGCTCAGTATGGAGGCCTCCCCCATAGATCTAgcaagaaggggaagggagTGAGCCGTTGAGGAGAACAGGAAGGGGTGATGCGGAGAAGGAGATGGAGAGGGAAGATGGGAGAGAAATACCTCGATCCGTGGCCGTCGGACGAGGATCTTGCACGGGAGAGGCGGCGGTGTCACCTTCTACATGCGGGCGCAAGGACGCGTCGACGCGAGGTGCCCCGTGCCCCGTGAGCCGCTGCGCGAGGTCAACAAAATCCGTACTAACCCGCTCCCGACCCGCAAATGCAGCAGACCCACCCTGCCCCGACCCACTGGCCTCTAAACCCACAACTACCCATGCAAACGAACCCCACGCAACAACCCGATCTGAAATCCCCATTTACCCCCGCCCCACTAGCAGGCCTACTGTCTAGCTAGTCGAGATATGGTACTGGACTCTGGAGAGACTTTTGCCTTTGGCAATCAGGTCAGAATTATGGCGCCCAAACATAACCAAACTGTTAAGCCCATAATGTCGCACGGTCGCCGGGTGGCCGCTTGGTAGAGTCGCATCGCACGCACGGTCGGCTGCTAGCTGCCGTTTCCGATCCGCTGCCTGGTGGAGAGCAGCACGGGCGCACGGCTTCAAACTGCACGCTCGCCGACGTCCAAGTTGCCCGAGAGTGCTCGACTGCTCGCCTTGCCAGCTGGTGCTCGTCGTGATCGGCAGGCCAGCAGTAGCTCACGGAGTCACTGCATTCGTCCGCGCCGGAGTACATGAGGGCCCAAGAGATGACGTGCTTGTGACGAGTCAGCGTCGTTAAACAAAACACCACCATGCCATTTTTAACCGAGACTGACGACAACACGTGACGTATGTTTATTCTGCTACTCCACATAGTAGTAGCAACGACGAGTGGCATGTTAACCGATAACCGTTCTACACCGAGCTAAGAACGGCTACCGCCTACACATACGGACGCTCCACGTAACAAGGGTCTAGAACAACGATCTCGCGCCAGCTCCAGGCGTCATCAGACGTCGTCGGACCAGGTGACGGGCACCTCGCCGACGTTGGTATCGAGCCCGAGCGCCTTCCACACGGCGGGCGACGTGACGACGACGTTGCACCCGCACCCGCGCCCGGAGTCGCACTCGTCCACCACCTCGGCCTCCACGGCGCGCCTCGTGCGCGCGCTCGCGAAGCGGATCCGCCTATGGcatcgccgcccgcccgcgTACCACCCCGTGGAGAGCGCCGCCAGCATGTCGCGGTCGCTGTGGTAGCGCCCGTCGCACGCCGCGGGCAAGCCGCCGTCCTCGTCCTGCTGGAACTGGAAGCCGCTCACCGTCATCGCCGCCGGGGTGCCGCCGCGCTCCGGcacggccggcgacgagcagttgctggggtggtggtgggggtgcCCCTTCTCGTGGCGCATGCCCGGCACCGACAACGCGACGTCGGCGCCTCGTCGTTGTCACCAGAGCCGCACGGCGGGTCCGGCTTGTCGGCGTGGTGCCGGGCCGCGGCGCACGACGCGAGCATATGCAGGGAGCGCGGCCAGTACCGGAGCAAGCTTTGTGCTCGCCATTGCTGAGCTCTCGTGCTCGCTCGCTTATCGCTCAAAGATAGCTAGCCGGCCTAGCGCAACACTTGCCGTGGCCCGTAGGGGGCTTGGGTTGCTGGCGGGCTGGTACGAGATGTGCTCGCTTAAATATGTGCGTGCTGCAGGCGAAGCAACGGATATATAAATACTCCTACTTGCACAGTTACACGCGTGCTCGCTAGTCGCTAGCTTGGCTTAGTGCCTTGTGTAGGCGTGTGTGCTTTGTTGACGAACAAAGATACGAAATTCCATTTCAGGAGATAAGTACGACGTCGTTTCGTGAGCCCAGTTTTGCATAGTTATTAAGATTGAGAATTAGGTAACTGTGCCAGTGAAGTATCGTAGGGATGAAAGTCCTCTCACATATGATAAAATTCTCCTCATAAATAaccttgccaagtcagcaaaattgctgatgtagTATAAAATTTATTGTCCATAAAACTCTTCATAAAACTtcattgagactggccttatGCTCGATGCACCACACGGGATTAATGTCTCTTTTGGAGGCAGAAACAAATTACGTTTGTAAAAACGATGTTCTTGAATTTCATGGTGTCGCTAATCTTACAGCGGTAATAACTGAGATGAATTGGCGGCCCATACGAGTGGAACAAATGGCAGAGTTTGTCATCCTATATATGGGACTGGTACAGAATGTTCAACTCACTGACCAGGAGGACAAAATCAAATAGAGGTGGACTGCTAATGGATCATACACCTCTAAGATCAGCTTACCAAGCACAGCTAAGGGGAACTCACAGTACCTTTGAATGCAAAGCCATTTGGCAA
This window encodes:
- the LOC101771261 gene encoding putative ripening-related protein 6 → MRHEKGHPHHHPSNCSSPAVPERGGTPAAMTVSGFQFQQDEDGGLPAACDGRYHSDRDMLAALSTGWYAGGRRCHRRIRFASARTRRAVEAEVVDECDSGRGCGCNVVVTSPAVWKALGLDTNVGEVPVTWSDDV